In Vitis riparia cultivar Riparia Gloire de Montpellier isolate 1030 chromosome 19, EGFV_Vit.rip_1.0, whole genome shotgun sequence, the following proteins share a genomic window:
- the LOC117909504 gene encoding polycomb group protein FIE1: MAKITLGCEPVVGSLTPSKKRDYRVTNRLQEGKRPIYAVAFNFIDSRYFNVFATVGGNRVTVYQCLEGGVIAVLQSYIDEDKDESFYTLSWACSIDGIPFLVAGGINGIIRIIDTGNEKIHKSFVGHGDSINEIRTQALKPSLVVSASKDESVRLWNVHTGICILIFAGAGGHRNEVLSVDFHPSDIYRIASCGMDNTVKIWSMKEFWTYVEKSFTWTDLPSKFPTKYVQFPIFIASVHSNYVDCNRWLGDFILSKSVDNEIVLWEPKTKEQSPGEGSVDILQKYPVPECDIWFIKFSCDFHYNAAAIGNREGKIYVWELQSSPPVLIARLSHIQSKSPIRQTAMSFDGSTILSCCEDGTIWRWDAVATP; this comes from the exons ATGGCGAAGATCACACTTGGGTGCGAACCAGTGGTGGGTTCGTTGACGCCGTCGAAGAAGAGAGATTACAGAGTCACCAATCGTCTTCAGGAGGGCAAACGTCCCATATACGCCGTCGCTTTCAACTTCATCGACTCTCGCTACTTCAATGTCTTCGCTACTGTCGGCGGCAATCGA GTAACTGTTTACCAATGTCTTGAAGGGGGCGTCATTGCTGTCTTGCAGTCTTACATTGATGAAGAT AAGGATGAGTCTTTTTACACTTTGAGTTGGGCATGCAGTATTGATGGCATCCCATTCTTGGTGGCTGGAGGAATCAATGGTATAATTCGTATCATTGATACTGGCAATGAGAAGATACACAAG AGTTTTGTTGGCCATGGGGACTCGATTAATGAAATCAGGACTCAGGCACTGAAACCATCACTTGTGGTGTCTGCAAGCAAA GATGAGTCAGTGCGGTTATGGAATGTTCACACGGGAATATGCATTTTGATATTTGCTGGAGCTGGGGGTCATCGCAATGAAGTCTTGAGTGTG GACTTTCACCCTTCAGACATATATCGCATTGCGAGTTGTGGTATGGACAACACCGTTAAGATTTGGTCAATGAAAG AATTCTGGACATATGTGGAGAAATCTTTCACATGGACGGATCTTCCATCTAAATTTCCGACAAAATATGTACAGTTTCCT atattcatagcatccgTTCATTCAAACTATGTTGACTGTAATAGGTGGCTGGGTGATTTTATCCTGTCCAAG AGTGTTGATAATGAAATTGTGTTATGGGAACCCAAAACCAAGGAGCAGTCTCCTGGCGAG GGTTCCGTTGACATTCTTCAGAAATATCCTGTGCCAGAGTGTGATATTTGGTTTATCAAATTCTCCTGTGATTTCCATTATAATGCAGCGGCTATAG GGAATAGAGAAGGGAAGATCTATGTCTGGGAACTGCAGTCCAGCCCCCCTGTTCTCATTGCAAG GTTGTCTCATATTCAATCAAAATCTCCAATCAGGCAGACTGCCATGTCCTTTGACGGAAG CACCATTCTAAGCTGCTGCGAGGATGGGACAATCTGGCGATGGGATGCTGTTGCAACACCCTGA
- the LOC117908488 gene encoding uncharacterized protein LOC117908488 — protein MASTFLRFITHVNPLLLHHNQPSQTSNSLLRIHHLPTPKSFIVNCTTPPSSPDPPDFPNPYPNSDTTNNAETFPIEKRRKSEIIRDRKARTKLEKPEPPNFEVGWKRSKVIELEKPKGYVIADFLEKLEELMGREFGSTELLAKTGEIVADRAREEAEVLRDEGEVDERLVTELFRVLRLMEMDLAMVKAAVKEETLSERLEQAKARCRQAILVANSF, from the coding sequence ATGGCATCCACCTTCCTCCGATTCATAACCCATGTAAACCCTCTTCTTCTCCACCATAACCAACCTTCCCAAACATCAAACTCACTTCTCCGCATCCATCACCTTCCCACCCCTAAATCTTTCATTGTTAACTGCACTACTCCACCCTCCTCCCCCGACCCTCCAGATTTCCCAAACCCTTATCCGAACTCGGATACTACCAACAACGCAGAAACCTTCCCCATCGAGAAGCGAAGAAAATCTGAGATAATCCGTGACAGGAAGGCTAGGACCAAGCTTGAAAAGCCAGAGCCGCCTAACTTTGAAGTGGGGTGGAAGAGGAGCAAGGTGATAGAGCTGGAGAAGCCAAAAGGGTATGTGATTGCGGACTTTTTGGAGAAGTTGGAGGAGTTGATGGGGAGAGAATTTGGATCAACTGAGCTGTTGGCAAAGACAGGAGAGATAGTGGCTGACAGGGCTAGAGAGGAGGCAGAAGTGCTGAGGGATGAGGGAGAGGTGGACGAGAGACTGGTGACGGAGCTGTTTAGGGTGTTGAGGTTGATGGAGATGGATTTGGCTATGGTGAAAGCTGCTGTGAAGGAGGAGACACTGAGTGAGAGGCTTGAGCAAGCCAAGGCAAGGTGCAGACAAGCTATACTTGTTGCTAATTCTTTCTGA